A single Schistocerca piceifrons isolate TAMUIC-IGC-003096 chromosome 6, iqSchPice1.1, whole genome shotgun sequence DNA region contains:
- the LOC124803086 gene encoding cytochrome c oxidase subunit 4 isoform 1, mitochondrial: protein MASRLLASALRETHLIQKAGVASYRAKIGNREIVGYGFNGQPSYMDRTDFPMPAIRFKETTPDIEALRQKEKGDWRKLSIEEKKALYRASFCQTFAEMQAPTGEWKSIIGFTLIGVSLSLWIYMAMKLWVYKPLPSTFTEERREAQLRRMINLQVNPVEGLASKWDYEKNDWKK, encoded by the exons ATGGCAAGTCGTTTGCTAGCATCTGCCCTTAGGGAAACGCACCTAATACAGAAAGCTGGAGTAGCGTCCTATAGAGCAAAAATTGGGAACCGAGAAATTGTAGGATATGGGTTTAACGGCCAGCCAAGTTATATGGACCGAACCGACTTCCCAATGCCAGCCATAAGATTCAAGGAGACAACACCAGATATTGAG GCTCTGCGACAGAAGGAAAAGGGTGACTGGAGGAAATTAAGTATTGAAGAGAAAAAAGCTCTCTACAGGGCAAGCTTTTGTCAAACATTTGCAGAAATGCAAGCACCTACAGGAGAGTGGAAATCTATTATTGGATTTACTCTCATTGGGGTCTCCCTTTCATTGTGGATTTACATGGCAATGAAACTATGGG TGTACAAGCCTCTGCCATCAACATTTACTGAGGAGCGCCGGGAAGCCCAGCTCAGGAGAATGATTAACTTGCAAGTGAATCCTGTTGAAGGTCTGGCTTCCAAGTGGGATTATGAAAAGAATGACTGGAAGAAATGA